A window of Microbacterium luteolum contains these coding sequences:
- a CDS encoding efflux RND transporter permease subunit: MTFLTRASLANRAIVGLITIAVAVFGIIAMSSLRQELTPSMTQPGAYISVSSSGLSPDQMVQLATEPVEEALGGVSGLTSVSSTTQSGNAQVMVSWPFELDADETLRAIKAAVDGAKAALPKDATVVVQSGSASELPAMVLSAGSTTDAETFAEALEQSVLPEIRAVSGVRAATLEGRETQQVEVSLRPADVERLKVDPAMVLAALQSNGAVLSAGQVGTDEGQVAVNVGPGTDSIEAIAALPLQVTEGAVQIQDVADVTLKPQPAGSLSRVNGKAALTIQVMPALGANAVEISHGVTAILDRYSDSLKAEFVPIFDQAPYIEQSIEDLSTEGGLGLLFAVIIIFAFLRSWRSTIIAAVSIPLSLLITMIALLWTDNTLNIFTLAALTIAIGRVVDDSIVVIENINRHAERKVPTVADIVASVKQVSGAIIASTATTIAVFLPIAFVSGVTGQLFRPFSITVTIALAASLVVALTIVPVLAYVFLRSRGARRSAAVTAGGVTAASEAEAPVEDAESFARAEMSAPEDRLQRGFMSFLGATHRRPVITLAASTAVLLGTFVLATQIPTDFLGESGQQSITVTQTPEKAATVEDRVAAAEPVERALQGVEGVESVRSTIPGASTSAGEENINTFDVTLEKGAKAAEVQDGIDRKLAKLGDPEQFEVQTADAGGGGAGIDLRVIGDDPKALAAASDSLIEALEKEKSVQSASSDLSGEQPIVQVAVDPLKAAALGFDQQQIAAAITAALNGTPAGSVVLDGRERDIVIRTGAVSGGADAVAAMALPVTSKQTAAAQKAALDALEAQQKQKAEEQTAKAAREMDDQIAEASTQRSQLGEQLGSLRSQLAQLEASAPVVPAPQTPETQAAIDAERERQEQIAGMLSAIGQAQAGIEAADAQIAQLREGRAESAAQQEEATRLEAEQKAASEVRGTAVRVGDVATVTEEMTAPSISRVGGERVVTITVTPKSGQLDAATKALDAATAQFDLPAGARFEVAGVSADQDDAFGQLGLAMLAAIALVLLVMVMTFRNLRQPTILLIAVPFAATGAIVGLLLTGTPLGLPALIGLLMLIGIVVTNAIVLLDLVNKLREGGADLAEAVYHGTRLRLRPILMTATATIFALLPMAFGITGGGVFISRPLAIVVIGGLISSTLLTLVLVPILYLLLERSRERRMAKRADRRARREQEKLDAQEPGEDEGVAVFDDGSEGTDDSVPAVQRE, from the coding sequence ATGACATTCCTCACGCGCGCCAGCCTCGCCAACCGCGCCATCGTCGGCCTGATCACGATCGCCGTCGCCGTGTTCGGCATCATCGCGATGTCGTCGCTCCGCCAGGAGCTGACGCCGTCGATGACGCAACCCGGTGCGTACATCTCGGTGAGCTCCAGCGGACTCTCGCCCGACCAGATGGTCCAACTCGCGACCGAGCCCGTCGAAGAGGCCCTCGGCGGGGTGAGCGGACTCACTTCGGTCAGCTCCACCACGCAGAGCGGCAATGCGCAGGTGATGGTCAGCTGGCCGTTCGAGCTCGATGCGGACGAGACGCTTCGCGCGATCAAGGCGGCGGTCGACGGGGCCAAGGCCGCGCTGCCGAAGGACGCCACCGTCGTCGTGCAGTCGGGTTCCGCATCGGAGCTGCCGGCGATGGTTCTGAGCGCGGGCTCGACCACCGATGCCGAGACCTTCGCCGAGGCGCTCGAGCAGAGCGTCCTGCCCGAGATCCGTGCGGTCTCCGGGGTGCGTGCGGCCACGCTCGAAGGCCGCGAGACCCAGCAGGTCGAGGTCTCACTGCGACCGGCCGATGTCGAGCGTCTGAAGGTCGACCCCGCGATGGTGCTCGCGGCGCTGCAGAGCAACGGCGCGGTGCTGTCCGCCGGTCAGGTCGGCACGGATGAGGGGCAGGTCGCGGTCAACGTCGGCCCTGGCACCGACAGCATCGAGGCCATCGCCGCGCTTCCCCTGCAGGTCACCGAGGGCGCGGTGCAGATCCAGGATGTCGCCGACGTCACGCTGAAGCCCCAGCCGGCAGGCTCGCTCTCGCGCGTGAACGGCAAAGCCGCCCTCACGATCCAGGTGATGCCCGCTCTTGGGGCGAACGCCGTCGAGATCTCGCACGGCGTCACCGCGATCCTCGATCGATACAGCGACTCGCTGAAGGCCGAGTTCGTTCCGATCTTCGATCAGGCGCCCTACATCGAGCAGTCGATCGAAGACCTCTCGACCGAGGGTGGTCTCGGGCTGCTCTTCGCGGTCATCATCATCTTCGCGTTCCTGCGCTCGTGGCGTTCGACGATCATCGCGGCCGTTTCGATCCCGCTGTCGCTGCTCATCACGATGATCGCGCTGCTCTGGACAGACAACACGCTCAACATCTTCACGCTCGCCGCGCTCACGATCGCGATCGGACGCGTCGTGGACGATTCGATCGTCGTGATCGAGAACATCAACAGGCACGCCGAGAGGAAAGTACCGACGGTCGCGGACATCGTCGCCTCGGTCAAGCAGGTGTCGGGTGCGATCATCGCCTCGACGGCCACGACGATCGCGGTCTTCCTGCCGATCGCCTTCGTGTCGGGTGTCACCGGACAGCTGTTCCGTCCGTTCTCGATCACGGTGACGATCGCGCTCGCCGCGTCGCTCGTGGTCGCGCTGACGATCGTCCCGGTCCTGGCGTACGTCTTCCTGAGGTCCCGCGGGGCGCGACGCTCCGCAGCGGTGACCGCGGGCGGTGTGACCGCCGCATCGGAGGCGGAAGCCCCCGTCGAGGATGCCGAGTCGTTCGCACGCGCCGAGATGAGCGCACCGGAGGATCGGCTGCAGCGGGGGTTCATGTCCTTCCTCGGGGCGACGCATCGGCGTCCGGTCATCACGCTCGCCGCGTCGACGGCCGTGCTGCTGGGGACATTCGTCCTCGCGACGCAGATCCCCACGGACTTCCTCGGCGAGTCCGGCCAGCAGAGCATCACCGTGACGCAGACCCCGGAGAAGGCGGCCACCGTCGAGGATCGCGTCGCGGCGGCCGAGCCGGTCGAGCGTGCGCTGCAGGGTGTCGAGGGCGTCGAAAGCGTCCGGTCCACGATCCCCGGAGCATCCACGAGTGCCGGCGAGGAGAACATCAACACGTTCGACGTCACGCTCGAGAAGGGTGCGAAGGCCGCGGAGGTCCAGGACGGGATCGATCGGAAGCTCGCGAAGCTCGGTGACCCCGAGCAGTTCGAGGTGCAGACGGCGGATGCCGGCGGCGGGGGAGCAGGGATCGACCTGCGCGTGATCGGCGACGATCCGAAGGCGCTGGCAGCGGCGAGCGACTCCCTCATCGAGGCGCTCGAGAAGGAGAAGAGCGTCCAGAGCGCTTCGAGTGATCTCAGCGGGGAGCAGCCGATCGTGCAGGTCGCGGTGGATCCTCTCAAGGCAGCGGCTCTCGGTTTCGATCAGCAGCAGATCGCGGCAGCCATCACGGCTGCCCTGAACGGGACGCCGGCGGGAAGCGTGGTGCTCGACGGGCGAGAGCGTGACATCGTCATCCGCACCGGAGCCGTCAGCGGAGGAGCCGACGCGGTCGCCGCGATGGCGCTCCCGGTGACGTCCAAGCAGACCGCAGCTGCGCAGAAGGCGGCGCTCGATGCGCTGGAGGCCCAGCAGAAGCAGAAGGCGGAGGAGCAGACGGCGAAGGCCGCCCGCGAGATGGACGACCAGATCGCCGAAGCGAGCACTCAGCGCTCGCAGCTCGGAGAACAGCTCGGCTCCCTGCGAAGCCAGCTCGCCCAGCTGGAGGCATCCGCACCCGTGGTGCCGGCACCGCAGACACCGGAGACGCAGGCGGCGATCGACGCCGAACGCGAGCGTCAGGAGCAGATCGCGGGGATGCTGTCGGCGATCGGGCAGGCGCAGGCCGGCATCGAGGCCGCTGACGCGCAGATCGCACAGCTCCGCGAGGGCCGTGCCGAGTCCGCTGCGCAGCAGGAGGAGGCCACGCGCCTCGAGGCAGAGCAGAAGGCGGCATCCGAGGTGCGAGGCACGGCCGTGCGGGTCGGCGATGTCGCGACCGTGACCGAGGAGATGACGGCACCGTCGATCTCGCGGGTCGGCGGCGAGCGGGTCGTGACGATCACGGTCACCCCGAAGAGCGGTCAGCTCGACGCAGCCACGAAGGCCCTGGACGCGGCCACGGCGCAGTTCGACCTCCCCGCAGGTGCACGCTTCGAAGTGGCCGGCGTCTCCGCCGATCAGGATGATGCCTTCGGACAGCTCGGCCTCGCCATGCTCGCGGCGATCGCGCTGGTCCTGCTGGTGATGGTGATGACCTTCCGCAACCTGCGTCAGCCGACGATTCTGCTCATCGCCGTGCCGTTCGCCGCCACCGGTGCGATCGTCGGACTGCTGCTCACCGGCACGCCGCTCGGCCTCCCGGCGCTGATCGGACTCCTGATGCTCATCGGCATCGTGGTGACCAACGCGATCGTGCTGCTCGACCTGGTCAACAAGCTGCGCGAGGGTGGGGCCGATCTTGCTGAGGCGGTCTACCACGGAACGCGACTGCGTCTGCGCCCGATCCTGATGACGGCGACGGCGACGATCTTCGCGCTGCTCCCGATGGCGTTCGGGATCACGGGAGGCGGGGTGTTCATCTCCCGTCCGCTCGCGATCGTCGTGATCGGCGGCCTCATCAGCTCGACCCTTCTCACGCTGGTGCTCGTGCCGATCCTGTACCTGCTGCTCGAACGCTCGCGCGAGCGCCGCATGGCCAAGCGTGCAGACCGGCGGGCGCGGCGCGAGCAGGAGAAGCTCGACGCGCAGGAGCCGGGTGAGGACGAGGGCGTCGCGGTCTTCGACGACGGCTCCGAGGGCACGGACGACAGCGTGCCGGCGGTGCAGCGCGAGTGA
- the rpoC gene encoding DNA-directed RNA polymerase subunit beta': MLESNTFDELRIGLATADHIRAWSYGEVKKPETINYRTLKPEKDGLFGEQIFGPSRDWECACGKYKRVRFKGIVCERCGVEVTKSSVRRERMGHIELAAPVTHIWYFKGVPSRLGYLLDMAPKDLEKVIYFAAYMVISVDEDARHRDLGTQENNIRLELKTLGDRRDAKIAERLARLEEELAALEAEGAKADAKKKVKDAAEKEMSLIRKGADEAILKLERVWEDFRTLEVGALRPEDDVFHELQDRFGQYFEAYMGAESIQRRLAAFDLAAEAENLHLQISEGKGQRKIRAIKRLKVVNSFLETGMSPAAMVLDVVPVIPPELRPMVQLDGGRFATSDLNDLYRRVINRNNRLRRLIDLGAPEIIVNNEKRMLQEAVDALFDNGRRGRPVTGTGNRALKSLSDMLKGKQGRFRQNLLGKRVDYSGRSVIIVGPQLKLHQCGLPKQMALELFKPFVIKRLIDLGHSQNIKAAKRAVERTRPEVWDVLEEIIRERPVLLNRAPTLHRLGIQAFEPQLVEGKAIQLHPLVCAAFNADFDGDQMAVHLPLSVEAQAEARVLMLASNNILKPSDGRPVTLPSQDMIIGLHHLTTVKEGAAGEGRAFGSVGEAILAKDEGTLDLQAKVRIRIPGLTFLEGDAPEGYERHGLVDASLGQAIFNDTLPKGYPFVREQADKNKLSQIVNKLAEEYPKVETAASLDRIKDAGFYWATRSGVTVALSDILTPPNKAEIVAGYEKQAAKVQSQYEKGLTTDTERRQELIKIWTEATDEVQAAMKANFPEDNTINRMVSSGARGNWLQIRNIAGMRGLVNNPKGEIIPRPIISSYREGLSVAEYFIATHGTRKGLADTALRTADSGYLTRRLVDVSQDVIIREEDCGTSKGLELPIAAPNSQGELVRDANVENSVFARTLASDVVSESGEVLASAGDDVGDVLIDKLVALGVETIKVRSVLTCDSAVGVCAQCYGRSLATGKTVDIGEAVGIIAAQSIGEPGTQLTMRTFHTGGSASADDITQGLPRVQELFEARTPKGASPIAEADGRITIDETDKGKKVILTPDSGDEPVIYPVLRRATLLVEDGQHVTVGQPILVGTLDPKEIMRVMGAREVQRYLVGGVQGVYRSQGVPIHDKHIEVIVRQMLRKVTVVDHADTTLLPGEMVDLKRYQAINREAVAEGKRPASGRSELMGITKASLATESWLSAASFQETTRVLTEAAMQGKRDPLVGLKENVIIGKLIPAGTGLSKYRDVTVEATEEAKSERYPNRIFASDGAYADGDFGYVDFDAFSTDDITPGTYN, from the coding sequence GTGCTCGAGTCAAACACTTTCGATGAGCTTCGCATCGGCCTCGCCACCGCGGACCACATCCGCGCGTGGTCGTACGGTGAGGTCAAGAAGCCCGAAACCATCAACTACCGCACCCTGAAGCCCGAGAAGGACGGTCTCTTCGGAGAGCAGATCTTCGGGCCGTCCCGCGACTGGGAGTGCGCGTGCGGCAAGTACAAGCGCGTCCGCTTCAAGGGCATCGTCTGCGAGCGCTGCGGCGTGGAGGTCACCAAGAGCTCCGTCCGTCGTGAGCGCATGGGTCACATCGAGCTCGCCGCTCCCGTCACCCACATCTGGTACTTCAAGGGTGTCCCCTCGCGTCTCGGCTACCTGCTCGACATGGCGCCGAAGGACCTCGAGAAGGTCATCTACTTCGCCGCCTACATGGTCATCTCGGTCGACGAGGATGCTCGTCACCGCGACCTGGGCACGCAGGAGAACAACATCCGTCTCGAGCTGAAGACGCTCGGCGACCGTCGTGACGCCAAGATCGCCGAGCGCCTCGCTCGTCTCGAGGAGGAGCTCGCTGCTCTCGAGGCCGAGGGCGCCAAGGCCGACGCCAAGAAGAAGGTGAAGGACGCCGCCGAGAAGGAGATGTCCCTCATCCGCAAGGGCGCCGACGAGGCGATCCTCAAGCTGGAGCGCGTGTGGGAGGACTTCCGCACGCTCGAGGTCGGCGCACTCCGTCCCGAGGACGACGTCTTCCACGAGCTGCAGGACCGCTTCGGTCAGTACTTCGAGGCCTACATGGGCGCCGAGTCGATCCAGCGTCGCCTCGCGGCGTTCGACCTCGCTGCCGAGGCGGAGAACCTGCACCTGCAGATCTCCGAGGGCAAGGGCCAGCGCAAGATCCGCGCGATCAAGCGCCTGAAGGTCGTCAACTCGTTCCTGGAGACCGGCATGAGCCCGGCCGCCATGGTCCTCGACGTCGTTCCGGTGATCCCGCCGGAGCTGCGCCCGATGGTGCAGCTCGACGGTGGCCGCTTCGCAACCTCCGACCTCAACGACCTCTACCGTCGTGTGATCAACCGCAACAACCGTCTTCGTCGTCTGATCGACCTCGGTGCCCCCGAGATCATCGTCAACAACGAGAAGCGGATGCTGCAGGAGGCCGTCGACGCACTGTTCGACAACGGTCGCCGTGGTCGTCCCGTCACCGGTACCGGCAACCGTGCCCTGAAGTCGCTCAGCGACATGCTCAAGGGCAAGCAGGGTCGCTTCCGTCAGAACCTGCTCGGCAAGCGCGTCGACTACTCGGGCCGTTCGGTCATCATCGTCGGACCGCAGCTCAAGCTGCACCAGTGCGGTCTGCCCAAGCAGATGGCTCTGGAGCTCTTCAAGCCGTTCGTGATCAAGCGCCTGATCGACCTCGGTCACTCGCAGAACATCAAGGCGGCCAAGCGTGCGGTCGAGCGCACCCGTCCCGAGGTCTGGGACGTGCTCGAGGAGATCATCCGCGAGCGTCCGGTGCTGCTGAACCGTGCACCCACCCTGCACCGTCTCGGCATCCAGGCGTTCGAGCCGCAGCTCGTCGAGGGCAAGGCCATCCAGCTCCACCCGCTCGTCTGCGCGGCGTTCAACGCCGACTTCGACGGTGACCAGATGGCTGTGCACCTGCCGCTGTCGGTCGAGGCTCAGGCCGAGGCCCGCGTGCTGATGCTCGCGTCGAACAACATCCTGAAGCCGTCCGACGGCCGCCCGGTCACCCTGCCTTCGCAGGACATGATCATCGGTCTGCACCACCTGACCACGGTCAAGGAGGGCGCAGCCGGTGAGGGTCGTGCATTCGGTTCGGTGGGCGAGGCGATCCTGGCCAAGGACGAGGGCACCCTCGACCTGCAGGCCAAGGTCCGCATCCGCATCCCGGGTCTGACGTTCCTCGAGGGCGACGCTCCCGAGGGCTACGAGCGCCACGGCCTCGTCGACGCCTCGCTGGGTCAGGCGATCTTCAACGACACGCTCCCGAAGGGCTACCCCTTCGTCCGCGAGCAGGCTGACAAGAACAAGCTGTCGCAGATCGTCAACAAGCTGGCCGAGGAGTACCCCAAGGTCGAGACCGCCGCTTCGCTGGACCGCATCAAGGATGCCGGTTTCTACTGGGCCACGCGCTCCGGTGTGACCGTCGCCCTGAGTGACATCCTCACCCCGCCGAACAAGGCGGAGATCGTCGCCGGCTACGAGAAGCAGGCCGCGAAGGTCCAGTCGCAGTACGAGAAGGGCCTCACGACCGACACCGAGCGTCGTCAGGAACTCATCAAGATCTGGACCGAGGCGACCGACGAGGTTCAGGCCGCCATGAAGGCGAACTTCCCGGAGGACAACACCATCAACCGCATGGTGTCCTCGGGCGCCCGTGGTAACTGGCTGCAGATCCGGAACATCGCCGGTATGCGTGGTCTGGTGAACAACCCCAAGGGTGAGATCATCCCGCGTCCGATCATCTCCTCCTACCGCGAGGGTCTGTCGGTGGCGGAGTACTTCATCGCGACGCACGGTACCCGTAAGGGTCTGGCCGACACCGCTCTGCGTACCGCCGACTCGGGTTACCTGACCCGTCGTCTGGTGGATGTCTCGCAGGACGTCATCATCCGCGAAGAGGACTGCGGCACGTCGAAGGGCCTCGAGCTCCCGATCGCCGCTCCGAACTCGCAGGGTGAGCTGGTCCGCGACGCGAACGTCGAGAACTCGGTGTTCGCTCGTACCCTGGCCTCCGATGTCGTCAGCGAGTCGGGCGAGGTTCTCGCCTCGGCCGGAGACGACGTGGGCGATGTCCTGATCGACAAGCTGGTCGCTCTCGGTGTCGAGACCATCAAGGTCCGCTCGGTTCTGACCTGCGACTCCGCCGTCGGTGTCTGCGCGCAGTGCTACGGCCGTTCGCTGGCGACGGGTAAGACCGTCGACATCGGCGAGGCCGTCGGCATCATCGCGGCCCAGTCGATCGGTGAGCCCGGTACCCAGCTGACGATGCGTACCTTCCACACCGGTGGTTCCGCGTCGGCAGACGACATCACGCAGGGTCTGCCCCGCGTGCAGGAGCTGTTCGAGGCTCGTACCCCCAAGGGTGCGTCCCCGATCGCCGAGGCCGATGGTCGCATCACGATCGACGAGACCGACAAGGGCAAGAAGGTCATCCTGACGCCCGACAGCGGCGACGAGCCCGTCATCTACCCGGTGCTGCGTCGTGCGACGCTACTCGTGGAAGACGGACAGCACGTCACCGTCGGTCAGCCGATCCTGGTCGGAACGCTCGACCCCAAGGAGATCATGCGCGTCATGGGTGCTCGCGAGGTGCAGCGTTACCTCGTCGGCGGCGTCCAGGGCGTGTACCGCTCGCAGGGTGTGCCGATCCACGACAAGCACATCGAGGTCATCGTCCGTCAGATGCTCCGCAAGGTCACCGTCGTCGATCACGCCGACACGACCCTGCTCCCGGGCGAGATGGTCGACCTCAAGCGCTACCAGGCGATCAACCGCGAGGCTGTCGCCGAGGGCAAGCGTCCGGCCTCCGGTCGTTCGGAGCTGATGGGTATCACGAAGGCGTCGCTCGCGACCGAGTCGTGGCTGTCGGCTGCGTCGTTCCAGGAGACGACCCGTGTGCTCACCGAGGCTGCCATGCAGGGCAAGCGCGACCCGCTGGTCGGTCTCAAGGAGAACGTCATCATCGGTAAGCTCATCCCCGCCGGAACGGGACTCTCGAAGTACCGTGACGTCACGGTCGAGGCGACCGAGGAGGCCAAGAGCGAGCGCTACCCGAACCGGATCTTCGCATCCGACGGTGCGTACGCCGACGGCGACTTCGGTTACGTCGACTTCGACGCGTTCTCGACGGACGACATCACGCCCGGTACGTACAACTGA
- a CDS encoding DNA-directed RNA polymerase subunit beta, whose product MAAARNASTSTTTKNGRGASRLSFAKISDTLTVPDLLALQTESFGWLVGNDAWKARVAEAKKAGRTDVNENSGLGEIFEEISPIEDLGETMQLSFTNPYLEPEKYSIDECKERGKTYAAPLYVEAEFMNHLTGEIKTQTVFMGDFPLQTDKGTFIINGSERVVVSQLVRSPGVYFDKTPDKTSDKDIVSARVIPSRGAWLEFEIDKRDQVGVRVDRKRKQSVTVFLKALGMTSEEILAEFAGYTSIEETLAKDTIVTKEDALRDIYRKLRPGEQVAAEAARALLDNFYFNPKRYDLAKVGRYKINHKLGLDQPLNSSVLTVEDIVATIKYLVRLHAGTEETFTGIRGGKKAEIRLATDDIDNFGNRRIRAVGELIQNQVRTGLSRMERVVRERMTTQDIEAITPQTLINVRPVVAAIKEFFGTSQLSQFMDQNNPLAGLTNKRRLSALGPGGLSRDRAGVEVRDVHPSHYGRMCPIETPEGPNIGLIGALATFARINSFGFIETPYRKVEGGVVTEHIDYLTASEEVDFNIAQANAPLDAKGRFIESHVLARPKGGSGEVDMFLPEDIGYIDVSPRQMVSVATSLVPFLEHDDAQRALMGANMQRQAVPLLRSDSPLVGTGMEGYTAIDAGDVLTADKAGVVSEVSADRVVVMLDEGGTQEYHLRKFDRSNQGTSYNQKVVVSAGERVEVGEVIADGPATENGELALGKNLLVAFMTWEGYNFEDAIILSQDLVKDDTLSSIHIEEYEVDARDTKLGKEEITRDLPNVSPELLKDLDERGIIRIGAEVRPGDILVGKVTPKGETELSAEERLLRAIFNEKSREVRDTSLKVPHGEQGTIIAVKEFNAEDGDDELGSGVNRRVVVYIAQKRKITEGDKLAGRHGNKGVIAKILPIEDMPFLADGTPVDIVLNPLGIPGRMNFGQVLETHLGWIAKQGWKVEGKPEWAARLPEQAFEAAPGTKVATPVFDGASEEEIAGLLDATTPTRDGDRLIGSSGKAQLFDGRSGEPFPAPVSVGYMYILKLHHLVDDKIHARSTGPYSMITQQPLGGKAQFGGQRFGEMEVWALEAYGAAYALQELLTIKSDDILGRVKVYEAIVKGENIQEPGIPESFKVLMKEMQSLCLNVEVLSADGTLVNLRDTDDEAFRAAEELGINISSRFEAASIDEI is encoded by the coding sequence TTGGCTGCTGCTCGCAACGCATCCACATCCACCACCACCAAGAACGGACGCGGAGCATCCCGTCTTTCGTTCGCCAAGATCTCCGACACCCTGACGGTCCCAGACCTTCTGGCTCTGCAGACCGAATCCTTCGGTTGGCTCGTCGGCAACGACGCCTGGAAGGCGCGCGTGGCCGAGGCCAAGAAGGCCGGCCGCACCGACGTCAACGAGAACTCGGGCCTCGGCGAGATCTTCGAGGAGATCTCTCCCATCGAGGACCTCGGCGAGACGATGCAGCTGTCGTTCACGAACCCGTATCTCGAGCCGGAGAAGTACTCGATCGACGAGTGCAAGGAGCGTGGCAAGACCTACGCCGCTCCGCTGTACGTCGAGGCCGAGTTCATGAACCACCTCACCGGTGAGATCAAGACCCAGACGGTCTTCATGGGCGACTTCCCGCTCCAGACCGACAAGGGCACGTTCATCATCAACGGCTCCGAGCGCGTCGTCGTCTCGCAGCTCGTGCGCTCGCCGGGTGTCTACTTCGACAAGACCCCCGACAAGACGTCCGACAAGGACATCGTCTCGGCGCGCGTCATCCCGAGCCGTGGCGCATGGCTCGAGTTCGAGATCGACAAGCGCGACCAGGTCGGTGTGCGCGTCGACCGCAAGCGCAAGCAGTCCGTCACCGTCTTCCTCAAGGCGCTGGGCATGACGAGCGAGGAGATCCTCGCGGAGTTCGCCGGCTACACCTCGATCGAGGAGACGCTCGCGAAGGACACGATCGTCACGAAGGAAGATGCGCTCCGCGACATCTACCGCAAGCTCCGTCCGGGCGAGCAGGTCGCCGCCGAGGCCGCCCGCGCGCTGCTGGACAACTTCTACTTCAACCCGAAGCGCTACGACCTGGCGAAGGTCGGTCGTTACAAGATTAACCACAAGCTCGGTCTCGACCAGCCGCTGAACTCGTCGGTCCTGACCGTCGAGGACATCGTCGCCACCATCAAGTACCTCGTGCGCCTGCACGCCGGTACCGAGGAGACCTTCACGGGGATCCGCGGTGGCAAGAAGGCCGAGATCCGTCTCGCGACCGACGACATCGACAACTTCGGCAACCGTCGCATCCGCGCGGTCGGCGAGCTGATCCAGAACCAGGTCCGCACCGGCCTGTCCCGCATGGAGCGCGTCGTCCGCGAGCGCATGACCACGCAGGACATCGAGGCGATCACGCCGCAGACCCTGATCAACGTGCGCCCCGTCGTCGCCGCGATCAAGGAGTTCTTCGGAACGTCGCAGCTGTCGCAGTTCATGGACCAGAACAACCCGCTCGCCGGTCTGACGAACAAGCGTCGTCTCTCCGCGCTGGGCCCGGGTGGTCTGTCCCGTGACCGCGCCGGTGTCGAGGTCCGTGACGTCCACCCGTCGCACTACGGCCGCATGTGCCCGATCGAGACGCCGGAAGGCCCGAACATCGGTCTGATCGGTGCGCTCGCGACCTTCGCACGCATCAACTCGTTCGGCTTCATCGAGACCCCGTACCGCAAGGTCGAGGGTGGCGTGGTCACCGAGCACATCGACTACCTGACGGCTTCCGAAGAGGTCGACTTCAACATCGCGCAGGCCAACGCCCCGCTCGATGCCAAGGGTCGCTTCATCGAGAGCCACGTCCTGGCCCGCCCCAAGGGCGGCAGCGGCGAGGTCGACATGTTCCTCCCGGAGGACATCGGCTACATCGACGTCTCCCCGCGCCAGATGGTGTCGGTCGCGACCTCGCTCGTGCCCTTCCTCGAGCACGACGACGCACAGCGCGCCCTCATGGGTGCCAACATGCAGCGTCAGGCTGTGCCGCTGCTCCGCAGCGACTCGCCGCTCGTCGGAACCGGTATGGAGGGCTACACGGCCATCGACGCCGGTGACGTGCTCACCGCCGACAAGGCCGGTGTCGTCTCCGAGGTCTCCGCGGACCGCGTCGTCGTCATGCTCGACGAGGGCGGAACGCAGGAGTACCACCTGCGCAAGTTCGACCGCTCCAACCAGGGCACGTCGTACAACCAGAAGGTCGTCGTCTCCGCCGGTGAGCGCGTCGAGGTCGGAGAGGTCATCGCCGATGGCCCCGCGACCGAGAACGGTGAGCTGGCCCTCGGGAAGAACCTCCTCGTCGCCTTCATGACGTGGGAGGGCTACAACTTCGAGGACGCGATCATCCTCAGCCAGGACCTGGTGAAGGACGACACCCTCTCCTCGATCCACATCGAGGAGTACGAGGTCGACGCCCGCGACACGAAGCTCGGCAAGGAGGAGATCACCCGTGACCTCCCCAACGTCAGCCCTGAGCTGCTGAAGGATCTCGACGAGCGCGGCATCATCCGCATCGGCGCCGAGGTCCGCCCCGGCGACATCCTGGTCGGCAAGGTCACGCCGAAGGGCGAGACCGAGCTGTCGGCCGAGGAGCGTCTGCTCCGCGCGATCTTCAACGAGAAGAGCCGCGAGGTCCGCGACACGTCCCTGAAGGTGCCTCACGGCGAGCAGGGCACGATCATCGCGGTCAAGGAGTTCAACGCCGAGGACGGCGACGACGAGCTCGGCTCCGGCGTGAACCGCCGCGTCGTGGTCTACATCGCCCAGAAGCGCAAGATCACCGAGGGCGACAAGCTCGCCGGCCGCCACGGCAACAAGGGTGTCATCGCGAAGATCCTCCCGATCGAGGACATGCCGTTCCTCGCGGACGGAACTCCGGTCGACATCGTGCTGAACCCGCTCGGCATCCCGGGTCGAATGAACTTCGGCCAGGTCCTGGAGACCCACCTCGGGTGGATCGCGAAGCAGGGCTGGAAGGTCGAAGGCAAGCCGGAGTGGGCAGCGCGTCTGCCCGAGCAGGCGTTCGAGGCCGCCCCCGGCACGAAGGTCGCCACCCCGGTGTTCGACGGTGCGAGCGAGGAGGAGATCGCTGGTCTCCTCGACGCGACCACGCCGACGCGCGACGGTGACCGCCTGATCGGTTCGAGCGGAAAGGCCCAGCTGTTCGACGGCCGCTCCGGCGAGCCGTTCCCGGCGCCGGTCTCCGTGGGCTACATGTACATCCTGAAGCTGCACCACTTGGTCGACGACAAGATCCACGCACGTTCCACGGGTCCGTACTCGATGATCACGCAGCAGCCGCTGGGTGGTAAGGCGCAGTTCGGTGGACAGCGCTTCGGTGAGATGGAGGTGTGGGCCCTCGAGGCCTACGGCGCCGCATACGCGCTCCAGGAGCTCCTCACGATCAAGTCCGACGACATCCTCGGCCGCGTCAAGGTCTACGAGGCGATCGTCAAGGGCGAGAACATCCAGGAGCCGGGCATCCCCGAGTCGTTCAAGGTGCTCATGAAGGAGATGCAGTCGCTCTGCCTGAACGTCGAGGTCCTCTCGGCCGACGGCACGCTGGTCAACCTCCGCGACACCGACGACGAGGCCTTCCGCGCAGCGGAGGAGCTCGGGATCAACATCTCCAGCCGCTTCGAGGCCGCCTCGATCGACGAGATCTAA